Proteins from a genomic interval of Cyclopterus lumpus isolate fCycLum1 chromosome 18, fCycLum1.pri, whole genome shotgun sequence:
- the cnpy3 gene encoding protein canopy homolog 3 → MIVAAYLTFFSVMSSVGAAKTGGDDDWVYLPNKCEVCKFVSIEMKSAFDETGKTKEVIGRNYRFMDSKGAPPIKYVKSDLRFIEVVENVCQRLLTYNLHKERSGSNRFAKGMSETFSTLHGLVNKGVNVVMDIPFELWNETSAEVADLKKQCDVLIEKYEDVIEDWYKGSQEEDLTSFLCEKHVLKGQDKACLDEEWSPTRKKGDQAAIAEDKKKKKKKKKGGKKGEDGGGSEGEKATKKKKKSEKKNEKKAKKKKKSKAPVERADGGGASSGEDIQPRVPLSGHKTEL, encoded by the exons ATGATTGTAGCTGCATATTTAACGTTTTTCTCCGTAATGTCGTCGGTCGGAGCAGCGAAGACCGGAGGGGACGACGACTGGGTCTATCTTCCCAACAAATGCGAAG TCTGTAAGTTCGTCAGCATCGAGATGAAGTCGGCGTTCGATGAGACGGGGAAGACCAAAGAGGTCATCGGCCGGAACTACCGCTTCATGGACAGCAAGGGGGCGCCGCCCATCAAATACGTCAAGTc agACCTCAGATTCATCGAGGTTGTAGAAAATGTGTGTCAGAGGCTGTTGACGTACAATCTGCACAAAGAGAGAAGTGGAAGTAACCGCTTtgccaag GGCATGTCGGAGACCTTCTCCACGCTCCACGGTTTGGTGAACAAAGGCGTCAACGTGGTGATGGACATTCCCTTCGAGCTGTGGAACGAGACCTCGGCAGAGGTGGCCGACCTTAAAAAACAG TGTGATGTGCTGATAGAGAAGTACGAGGACGTGATTGAGGATTGGTACAAAGGAAGCCAGGAGGAAGACctgacctccttcctgtgtgAGAAGCATGTTCTCAAAGGACAAGACAAAG CGTGCCTGGACGAGGAGTGGTCACCGACGAGGAAGAAGGGCGACCAGGCGGCCATCGcggaggacaagaagaagaagaagaagaagaagaaagggggtAAGAAGGGAGAGGACGGCGGCGGCTCGGAGGGGGAGAAGGcgaccaagaagaagaagaagagcgagaagaagaacgagaagaaggccaagaagaagaaaaagagcaagGCGCCCGTGGAGAGAGCCGACGGAGGGGGGGCGTCATCGGGCGAGGACATCCAGCCTCGGGTGCCTCTCTCTGGGCACAAGACGGAGCTGTGA